CGCTTCTCTGACAATTTTTTGGTCTGTATCCACAACTGAAATGCCTAGCTTTTGGGCGAGCGCTCTGCCAATTGTTGTTTTCCCTACACCCATAAATCCGATAATATAAATTGTGTTCACGACTGTTCCCTACTTCCATTCCAGAATCTCTCCTTCCTTATTATACAGAATGGATTGACTATATAGTCTTGTTTCTCGACTAAGAATGAGAGTCAACTGATATTTTTCATCATCTACCGGCTCCTTAAGAAAGTTAACTGTTCCTATGTCCCAGTTTATCAATCCCTCCACTTCTTCACTCTGAAGACAATACTCTGCTGAAAGTAACAAAATGGCTTTATTCTCATATCCCTCTTTCATCATCGTCATTATCTGGTAGTGGGAAACCAGTCGACTGGAATAGGCTATAATTGATCCACTTATCACTAGGAAAAATAGAAATGTAAATGGCAAAATATATCCTTTCTGATCCAATGCTTTACGGTACAACGTATGAATAGACATTTCCTATCCTTCTTTCGCCTGATTTAAACTCTATTTCTATATTCGCACCAGCTGTGATGGAACGAAAAGCCGACTCACTAACTTCTTGAAGTACAACCTCATGTCCTTTTAGGTTTACCCTTCTTCTTAAAAAATGACCATACCTCTCATACCGTATACTTTCTCCATTTAGAGAGAAGCTCACATATTGATCACCAATCGTAATTGAATTTGCATTGGTCATTTCTTCTTGAAGCTGATACATAAACAAATGCCATTCGTGTGGATAGGTATTTTTTTGATGTTCTAAATGGTACATCTGCCCAAGTAGTAAGCTGAAAGAGGAACAGATTATCAAAAGAATAGTAAAAGATAGTAAGCTCTCTAAAAAAGTAAATCCCTTCTCATTCTGCTTGAACACAAACGACCACTTCCTTATTTTTCACACACACTCCCTTGTTTTCACGTTCCCAGTTCACTACATATATTTCCTCGCCTCTCACTACTTGAGCATTTTCTTTTTTTGAAGACGTTAGCAATACATCTTCAACTTCTTCTAATAGCACTCTTGCACTTTCAAGTTCACGTTTTCGATTTGCACCTGTTGCATATTGATGAAATAAAAGGGGAAAAAGTGATCCCATCAACAACAGAACACAGGTTAAAGCAACCAAACTCTCCGCTAGGGAATAACCTTTATCGCTTTTCCACATAAAATCTCCCTTGACCAATGAAAAATGTCGCAGTAATCTTTTGATTGTCTACTTCAAAAACAACAGAACCAAATCGATTTGTATTACCCGTTGAATAAAACGTAATCTCTTTCAATGAACTAGAAGAAAGTCGTTTTATTCCTTCCGGGAGCTCTCTTACGAATAACAATTCTCCAGTTTGGGATTTTGCTTGATATTTCGTTCCGTAAAATTGAACAGTCATCGAGGTTTGG
This genomic window from Bacillus sp. 2205SS5-2 contains:
- the comGD gene encoding competence type IV pilus minor pilin ComGD, producing MKLRLLNSQSAFTFVETLLVLLILSFFLSLSMFSFQAYQIHAKERQFMLSLKTDLLEAHTYAIYHQTSMTVQFYGTKYQAKSQTGELLFVRELPEGIKRLSSSSLKEITFYSTGNTNRFGSVVFEVDNQKITATFFIGQGRFYVEKR
- a CDS encoding type II secretion system protein is translated as MWKSDKGYSLAESLVALTCVLLLMGSLFPLLFHQYATGANRKRELESARVLLEEVEDVLLTSSKKENAQVVRGEEIYVVNWERENKGVCVKNKEVVVCVQAE
- the comGF gene encoding competence type IV pilus minor pilin ComGF, with the protein product MFKQNEKGFTFLESLLSFTILLIICSSFSLLLGQMYHLEHQKNTYPHEWHLFMYQLQEEMTNANSITIGDQYVSFSLNGESIRYERYGHFLRRRVNLKGHEVVLQEVSESAFRSITAGANIEIEFKSGERRIGNVYSYVVP